The DNA sequence ACCGAGCCTCAAGCTTCCGTCTCATTCTATAAAACAGAGAGGTCATTAGAAGACTGAGAGGGCTGAAAAAAcacggggggggggggggggggggggggggggataCCTGTCATCTGTCACACGTTGGCTATACATTCTCCCCAGCTCATTTCTCAGTGCCtcgttttgtttcttctcatTAGAGCAAAGATTTTGCAATTGCTTTACCTGCACTTCTAATTCAGACATCTGCAAAAAGCGCACCAGGCTTCTTAaatcgtcacgtgataataACGACAACCGTACTTTGCGTTGAGTATTGAGCAGCGCGGAAGCTTCGTTCTCGGCTCTGAGCTGGTACAGACTTTCTCGAGCCCCAAGCTGTTGCTCCATCTGTTGAGTCATTTCCTCGACTACTTTTCTCATATCCGCTCTATGTGCACAAGTCATGACTTTGGCATCGAAATGTCAGTGTCATTATACTTTGTATTGGCTTCAGATGCTCGGTGATACCGAAtcagttcttcttctgatTTTCTCACGATGAAAAGTTCAGACTGAAGGTGACCTATCTGCTCAGCAAGTTCTTTGTTTCTATACAAAAATATGTGCAACACTCCttttaatttcttctctGGCAACAGCTGACCGTAAGCTCAGCCGCTCCTTCTCATCTTCAAATCGTTTTAGCTCCTCTTTAAACGCGACGTTTTGGACGTTTAgttcctccttctcttctaaagaccgtcgattctcttcttGCAACTCTGCTTTAGCTGTCGACGCGTCGTTCAGATTCATTCTATGCACACAAACTACAGCTGGCTTTAAAATCCAGGGACTTAAGCCAAAACACCTCAGAGATTCTAATTGCTGCCTCAGATCTTTAACCTGCCTTTTCAGAGTTCGGCACTCTCTCAAGTATTGCTCCCTGCACACAACGTCTCGTGGCAAATGCCGACTCTACACAAAAACCATAACCAACCTGACGCTTGAGAGCTCTTTGGTTGTCTTCTTTGTTGAGGAACTGTACTGCATAACCTGTTCATTCAGTTGCTGGTACGCTCGAGCCAACtcgttctaaaagacaaCACCTCTGTTTAGATAAAAAAGGAATATTAGGAATATTACTTGAAGAGATTCCAGTTTCTGGCGCAAATTGCTGGCCTTAGCTTGCTGTTCTTTCAGCAATACCtcgatttcctttctttcctctCGAAGACGACTACAGTTGGCTTGAGCGGACGTCAGTAAAGCGTCTTTCTCCGTCAAAGACGCCTGCACGTGCATTAGTTCATCAGAGAGCTGTTTCTGAAAAATAAGAAACGCAATTAGAATTATCCTAAGATTCGCAAACCCAAAATGGCACAAACCCTCTCCGTCTTCCGCTCGGAAAATAATCTTTGATAGTAATCCGATTGCTGCTCTGCAAGTTTCCGTTGAGTTATCTAAACATTCAATAGAGTAGACAGCACAAACTGGACGCATGCACTGACTTCCTGTCTCAGTTCCTGCTTCAACCGATCGACACTTCCTTTCAGTTCTTCTACGCTGCTATTCAGCTCTTCTTTTGTCTGAGTGTTTAGTCTCAAAGTCTCACTGGTCAGTGACAGCTGCGACTGAGTCTAaatgaatcaaaaaaattacccCAGCCGCGAAAGCATGAAGTGATCACGCACTTTTTCCAACTGACTTCTAACGTCAgctatttcttctttcaatGCCGTGACCGTTTCGCTGTGTTGCCCCGTCAAGAGACGCTGCATTGAAGCTGTCGTCGCCTTGTGCTCGCTCAGTTCATCAGACAAAGAACGACACTGTCTCTCGCTCATTTCAAGCTTGAGCTAGCATCGTCGAATAAACAAAAGAGTACCTCCCAATTATCCCATTCATACCAGCAAACTCTGATTTTCTGAAGCGATCTGAGTGAGTCTGTTTGACACAGAAGCTAGATCTTGCTGACTTCTTCGAAGCTGAGCTTCTACGTCAGCGGCACCAAGCTGCACTTCACTTCTCAACCTAAACAAGAATCGAGTTACACAGGTTCTCGTTTATTAGGTAAGCTCTCACTTGATTTCTGCTTCTAAGGACGTCAGTGTCTCCGCTGCTTTCTTAGCCGACTCGGCCAAGTCATCGTGACAAGTGGCGATATCCGATTCTTTTATGCGCAGACTTGTTATCGCAGATTCCAGTTCGCTTCTATGCAAGTTTCAAATCAACTTGATCAATCTCGCTGCCTCGTTCGCTGAGAAACTCCACCTGCAAATCGCCAGCTGATTTtcaatattttctttttcctcctgaagacgacgtcggtcTCGCTCGAACTCGACCTGCAGCAAGCCAAACGTCTCGTTGAATTTCGTCTGAGCGTGCAACGAAGCGTCGTGTTTCTCTTGAACCTAATGAAGATACTAGCCGCGTGGTAACAAGCAATTTATTTTGAGCGCTCGTCACTTGACTCAATGCATCTTGCAGGTGTTTTCGAAGTTCTCCCGATTGGACTCTTTCTTCTGAAATGTTCTCCTTGAGTTGTTGAATTTCAGCGTCGAGTCtggcgttctcgtcgataaGTGAAGCCTCCTTGTGATCCAGCAGAGACTTTTCGTGCTGCCAATTTTCCAGTTGAGCCTATAGATATAGGATTACGTTTCAAATAACACTGTAATCATAGTCGAGCAACCTGAGTCTCTCGGtggctttctttttccaagTTCAATTCCTGCAGCACCAATTCACGTTCCTAGCACACGCACAAgtgcaaaagaaaagtttCGGAGAACTTCTCCCAGTACTTCTTCGGTCGACGATACTTCCGCTTGAGTTTCGGCCAACTGAGCAGACAGCAACAACACTTTCTGCTGAATTCTCCTCATCTAAAACACGCCGCAGAACAATGGTAAGAACATTAGAGAAACGTTTCGCTAATGATGCCTCGTTTCTgtgatcgtcgctttctcttcttctctcctcGCTAGAGCTCTCCATTGATTTCTGAAGAGTCAATTGAGCCCTGAGAGATAGATCCAGGTCTCTCGCAGTCGCATCCAAGCGAGACTTAATCGCGGCGCTCTCCGTTTCCGTCTGTCGTAAACTCAGAGCCAGCTTTCCCAGTTGACCTTCCAGCGTCGAGACTTTAGCATCAGCATCTAGCAGTTTTCTTTCGTATTCCAACTGAATGTCGTTGGTCTTTCGTTGAGCAGAAGCCAGCGCGGCATCCGAGTTCTTCAACTGCAGAAACAACGAGTCAAGCCGCCGTCGTAATTTCACCAGATTACAATAGCTGACCTTTTCGCGGATTCGTTGAATTTCTTGACGACACGATTCGTTCGCTTCTTCTGTTCGAACCATTTCGTCGGATAGCTGGCCCGTCAGTTGCTGAACCTGcgattattttctttgtacTTGTTACCTATATATATAACGAAGAGCCCCAAACCTGAGCTTGCAGAGcctcgttttctctcgtaAGACACTGGGCCACTTCGCGAGATGCGGACACTTCTCCAGTCGTGTGCGTTATCTGCTCCCGCAACTGTAAACTCTAAACGCCACTGTAAGGAAAAGAGCGCGCACATCAGACCGAAGGCGACCTCGTTGCCGTACGAATTGCGAAGCGTCGCAATTTCTGCGATCAACTTTTGCCGCTCTTCGTGATTGCTAGCGAGCTCCTCGCGAagttcggcgacgcgtcgatcgcTCCGTGTTGCATTACCTTTCTCGGCTCTATCGAAAGTACGTAATTAAGAACATTTGAATGAGACTTCGCTCAACGAAATCGAACCTTATCTGCGTCTTTAGCTTTTCTATTTCCCCGAGAAGACTTATTCGCTGCGATTCGCACGCTTCGAATTCAATACGTACCTAGATGTGATTTCCTCGAtccctttttttcctttcaatCAATCTCGTACTGTACAAacctttctctctctttctgtcGCCTCTCGTTCGGCCTGATTCATCTTCAGCAGCTGCTCCTCGTGTTTGCTTTGCTGCTTTAGTGACTCGCTCTGAAGTCTTTCCAGCACCCGTCGCAATTCTCGCTCCTCGCTTTGCCTCTCTTTCACCATCTGCTCCCGCACCGCCGCTATTTCCCCGTTCAGACTTTCGACTCTTTCTTTCCGACTTTCGGCAGCTTCCAAAAGTTCCTAGTGGGAAAAAAACGTAATGGAGCCCTCGCACACCAGCAGTCTGAAGCGACTTGCCTGTTTAGCCTGCTTCTCAGACTGCAATTGCTTTCGTAAATCTCGCGCATTAGCCTCAGCTTGAGCGTTATCCCTAGCACGACCGGTCGTCTCTTCATGAAGACGCGTCTGAAGCTGATCCAACTCCTTCTGCAATTTCTCCATCGATGCATCTTTTGTCTGAGAATAAGGCCacgataaataaatatttcaCACGTGCGCTTGCAAACAAAACCTTAATTTCTCCCTGCAGTTTTCCTCTTTCGGCTTCGAGAGCCAAAAGGCGGAgtcctttctcttcgttctcCTTCAAAGCGCGAGTCTGATCTGTCCTTATTTGATCGATTGTCGTTTCCGCTCGACGAGACTCCTTTACCGCGTCCTTCGACAGCGCCTCAATCTGAGCCTTCTGCCTGCTGCATTCCGCCTTCAAATCGGAAACCAAAGCCTGCTGACGTGCCAAGCTTTGTTGAGCCGATTTCAATTCGGCTTCGACGACCTCGTGTTGCTGGCCAACCTAAACACGGACTATCAGCTGTGCTACTCCACGTGTCCGTTTCTTACTTGCTGTACTCGTCCAGTCTGTTGCTCAACGATGTTTCTCGTACTGTCGAGTTCTCTTCCAAGATTCTCCTTTTGCTCTCTGGACTGCTGCAGTTGTTCACGCGTGAAAGAAATCTCGCTGGATAGCGacgttttctgcttctttaGCTCTTGGCATTCTCGCTCTTTCGATGCCAATTTCGTCTGCAAGAGACGCTCTTCAGCTTTTGAACTTTCAAAGTGCTTTTGAGAAGAGGCTAAAGAAAGATAGTAAATACCGTTTATTTTTCGTATGTGAGGAAGTCAGTTAGAAATCTTACCTAGTTCGGCTTTCGTCCCGTCGAGCAAATCCGAGACTTCGtccttttccctttgaaTCGACACTATCTTATCCTCTCTCGTCTTCAGCTCTCTACGCACGGTTTCCaattcctttttcgtcttttgcaACTGCCTTTCACGACTCGACAACTCCTGCTGAAGCGACTGCAGATCCTTCGACAGAGCGTCGCTATCCGACCGAGCGTATCCAATCGACTCGACGCTATCGTCGAGTTGCCGCCGCGCCGAGTCCAACTCGAACGTCAAACTTCGACTCTGCTGCTTTGACTCTTCGACCATTGCCTCCAAATGCCGATTCTCCGCCTCTAATTCGCTTTGAACGATCGCATGCCTCTCGGCCGCTTTCGCTCTCTCGTCGAGCTCCCTCTCCAATTCCTCCGTCTCCTTTCGCAATttttccgtcgacgccgcctcTCGACCGCGCTGCTCTTCGACCGACGCCAGTCTCGcctgaacgtcgtcgactttctcGCCTAGCTCGTCTCTCTCCGCAATCGCCGCCGACAATTTCTCGTTCACCGCGTTCAGTTCTCTTCTCAAGGACTGACCGGTCAATTCGACTTCGGACAGATACTTCTCCCTGTCGCtcatcgacttcgacgacgtcgctagCTCTTTTTCCGTCTTCGTTCTAGCCTCGACGGCAGCATTAAGTTGCTTAGCCAGACTTTCCAGTTGCTGCTTCAGTGAATCGGTCTCGGCTCGTAGAACagcgtttcgacgtttttcctgACCCAATTGCCCTTGCATCGTGTCAATTCCGGCCAcggctttctctttctgatctaaaaaaaacaattgactAGGCGCTAGGGTTCTGATTTCCCTTGTTGAGTGCTTACTTTTTATTTCGTCAAGTGCACTCTGTTTTTGAGCAGTCCTCTTGTCTGCTTCAGTCAGCTGGCGTTTCAGCTGGTCGCACTCGTCTCGAAGGCTCACTGCACGGCCTTGAGCGACGTAGACTTCCTCACGAACCTGTTGATTATC is a window from the Oscarella lobularis chromosome 10, ooOscLobu1.1, whole genome shotgun sequence genome containing:
- the LOC136192537 gene encoding trichohyalin-like isoform X1; protein product: MYGVTTVLSARAVGPACTPRVRPRPLPRPRSRALDENKQMEDDETETGVYLADRFAATPTSDEETPLSTATSIDALLDAIDDDETEATPPPFDNRRHVGKVSPTNSFDERIATVENFDSDATEMDSRRRLLLKPANVARRLSPSPTETTRRESADGRSASPGKAIADGRGLRLSALSPLKGSASPQSSGNDIDGGGGGGGGGGGGGGGESASGLLRKKKFASPPLSLSRPVSMDSLAVIRYRRSQSPVPLRRNRSDSAGDGVDLWEEKDYLEDQLAASRETIMSLEVENKVIKDKFSRMPSIVQQLKNQLSEAHDQLDQARQKHELELRQVQRKGKVDMEREQANFQETLKDMERQRNLLKVELAASNRTVESMKQEEAKSRVASGESSQSRLSGFHKEVEALKEELRSVKGVLEETEACRLKEQQQRQTIAQELTKAQRVVLKLKEQLDGSKGIVEMDGARVNIGVLQAKFVRSRQQLEKLQKEKASEIAALEEKTTQERTQLKIQLAEATQDRDGDRARYEAIIQENKEKLDKLSEDLKQARSTSPRQDAPRGSRKNSVQYFGRWTAHRADSRKHAEEMKLIIAALEKEGFGPSQATTDEVIRHLWWKKERSVEEASEAKQTLMNIGGESEESQQDLKAYKEERDSVMKELETLREKVKIQERDATIVQETFKQEIQELLLDNQQVREEVYVAQGRAVSLRDECDQLKRQLTEADKRTAQKQSALDEIKNQKEKAVAGIDTMQGQLGQEKRRNAVLRAETDSLKQQLESLAKQLNAAVEARTKTEKELATSSKSMSDREKYLSEVELTGQSLRRELNAVNEKLSAAIAERDELGEKVDDVQARLASVEEQRGREAASTEKLRKETEELERELDERAKAAERHAIVQSELEAENRHLEAMVEESKQQSRSLTFELDSARRQLDDSVESIGYARSDSDALSKDLQSLQQELSSRERQLQKTKKELETVRRELKTREDKIVSIQREKDEVSDLLDGTKAELASSQKHFESSKAEERLLQTKLASKERECQELKKQKTSLSSEISFTREQLQQSREQKENLGRELDSTRNIVEQQTGRVQQVGQQHEVVEAELKSAQQSLARQQALVSDLKAECSRQKAQIEALSKDAVKESRRAETTIDQIRTDQTRALKENEEKGLRLLALEAERGKLQGEIKTKDASMEKLQKELDQLQTRLHEETTGRARDNAQAEANARDLRKQLQSEKQAKQELLEAAESRKERVESLNGEIAAVREQMVKERQSEERELRRVLERLQSESLKQQSKHEEQLLKMNQAEREATERERKVRIEFEACESQRISLLGEIEKLKTQIRAEKGNATRSDRRVAELREELASNHEERQKLIAEIATLRNSYGNESLQLREQITHTTGEVSASREVAQCLTRENEALQAQVQQLTGQLSDEMVRTEEANESCRQEIQRIREKLKNSDAALASAQRKTNDIQLEYERKLLDADAKVSTLEGQLGKLALSLRQTETESAAIKSRLDATARDLDLSLRAQLTLQKSMESSSEERRRESDDHRNEMRRIQQKVLLLSAQLAETQAEVSSTEEERELVLQELNLEKESHRETQAQLENWQHEKSLLDHKEASLIDENARLDAEIQQLKENISEERVQSGELRKHLQDALSQVQEKHDASLHAQTKFNETFGLLQVEFERDRRRLQEEKENIENQLAICRSELESAITSLRIKESDIATCHDDLAESAKKAAETLTSLEAEIKLRSEVQLGAADVEAQLRRSQQDLASVSNRLTQIASENQSLLLKLEMSERQCRSLSDELSEHKATTASMQRLLTGQHSETVTALKEEIADVRSQLEKTQSQLSLTSETLRLNTQTKEELNSSVEELKGSVDRLKQELRQEITQRKLAEQQSDYYQRLFSERKTERKQLSDELMHVQASLTEKDALLTSAQANCSRLREERKEIEVLLKEQQAKASNLRQKLESLQNELARAYQQLNEQVMQYSSSTKKTTKELSSVREQYLRECRTLKRQVKDLRQQLESLRMNLNDASTAKAELQEENRRSLEEKEELNVQNVAFKEELKRFEDEKERLSLRNKELAEQIGHLQSELFIVRKSEEELIRYHRASEANTKADMRKVVEEMTQQMEQQLGARESLYQLRAENEASALLNTQRKMSELEVQVKQLQNLCSNEKKQNEALRNELGRMYSQRVTDDRMRRKLEARLEKVNETLSRSKSTGEESLLSSYG
- the LOC136192537 gene encoding trichohyalin-like isoform X2, which encodes MDSRRRLLLKPANVARRLSPSPTETTRRESADGRSASPGKAIADGRGLRLSALSPLKGSASPQSSGNDIDGGGGGGGGGGGGGGGESASGLLRKKKFASPPLSLSRPVSMDSLAVIRYRRSQSPVPLRRNRSDSAGDGVDLWEEKDYLEDQLAASRETIMSLEVENKVIKDKFSRMPSIVQQLKNQLSEAHDQLDQARQKHELELRQVQRKGKVDMEREQANFQETLKDMERQRNLLKVELAASNRTVESMKQEEAKSRVASGESSQSRLSGFHKEVEALKEELRSVKGVLEETEACRLKEQQQRQTIAQELTKAQRVVLKLKEQLDGSKGIVEMDGARVNIGVLQAKFVRSRQQLEKLQKEKASEIAALEEKTTQERTQLKIQLAEATQDRDGDRARYEAIIQENKEKLDKLSEDLKQARSTSPRQDAPRGSRKNSVQYFGRWTAHRADSRKHAEEMKLIIAALEKEGFGPSQATTDEVIRHLWWKKERSVEEASEAKQTLMNIGGESEESQQDLKAYKEERDSVMKELETLREKVKIQERDATIVQETFKQEIQELLLDNQQVREEVYVAQGRAVSLRDECDQLKRQLTEADKRTAQKQSALDEIKNQKEKAVAGIDTMQGQLGQEKRRNAVLRAETDSLKQQLESLAKQLNAAVEARTKTEKELATSSKSMSDREKYLSEVELTGQSLRRELNAVNEKLSAAIAERDELGEKVDDVQARLASVEEQRGREAASTEKLRKETEELERELDERAKAAERHAIVQSELEAENRHLEAMVEESKQQSRSLTFELDSARRQLDDSVESIGYARSDSDALSKDLQSLQQELSSRERQLQKTKKELETVRRELKTREDKIVSIQREKDEVSDLLDGTKAELASSQKHFESSKAEERLLQTKLASKERECQELKKQKTSLSSEISFTREQLQQSREQKENLGRELDSTRNIVEQQTGRVQQVGQQHEVVEAELKSAQQSLARQQALVSDLKAECSRQKAQIEALSKDAVKESRRAETTIDQIRTDQTRALKENEEKGLRLLALEAERGKLQGEIKTKDASMEKLQKELDQLQTRLHEETTGRARDNAQAEANARDLRKQLQSEKQAKQELLEAAESRKERVESLNGEIAAVREQMVKERQSEERELRRVLERLQSESLKQQSKHEEQLLKMNQAEREATERERKVRIEFEACESQRISLLGEIEKLKTQIRAEKGNATRSDRRVAELREELASNHEERQKLIAEIATLRNSYGNESLQLREQITHTTGEVSASREVAQCLTRENEALQAQVQQLTGQLSDEMVRTEEANESCRQEIQRIREKLKNSDAALASAQRKTNDIQLEYERKLLDADAKVSTLEGQLGKLALSLRQTETESAAIKSRLDATARDLDLSLRAQLTLQKSMESSSEERRRESDDHRNEMRRIQQKVLLLSAQLAETQAEVSSTEEERELVLQELNLEKESHRETQAQLENWQHEKSLLDHKEASLIDENARLDAEIQQLKENISEERVQSGELRKHLQDALSQVQEKHDASLHAQTKFNETFGLLQVEFERDRRRLQEEKENIENQLAICRSELESAITSLRIKESDIATCHDDLAESAKKAAETLTSLEAEIKLRSEVQLGAADVEAQLRRSQQDLASVSNRLTQIASENQSLLLKLEMSERQCRSLSDELSEHKATTASMQRLLTGQHSETVTALKEEIADVRSQLEKTQSQLSLTSETLRLNTQTKEELNSSVEELKGSVDRLKQELRQEITQRKLAEQQSDYYQRLFSERKTERKQLSDELMHVQASLTEKDALLTSAQANCSRLREERKEIEVLLKEQQAKASNLRQKLESLQNELARAYQQLNEQVMQYSSSTKKTTKELSSVREQYLRECRTLKRQVKDLRQQLESLRMNLNDASTAKAELQEENRRSLEEKEELNVQNVAFKEELKRFEDEKERLSLRNKELAEQIGHLQSELFIVRKSEEELIRYHRASEANTKADMRKVVEEMTQQMEQQLGARESLYQLRAENEASALLNTQRKMSELEVQVKQLQNLCSNEKKQNEALRNELGRMYSQRVTDDRMRRKLEARLEKVNETLSRSKSTGEESLLSSYG